The Manihot esculenta cultivar AM560-2 chromosome 8, M.esculenta_v8, whole genome shotgun sequence genomic interval taagtcccctttgttgcattatctgacccaaccagtgagcagtggtttgcagctggagagccatggtttgaatgtcttggttagacagggtcatggtgggagtattccctgccaggcttggcgagggattaagagaaataggtgtttggttattcaacattgtaggactagaaaaggagaactgctgtccatcttgggcagagctcaggtcatttggaatattaaggttactgtcttggtggtttgccatcgtggatctcagtgggttttgaaagtgaaaactccggtgatgaaaagatctccttcgtttcccacagacggcgccaattgatgatctgagatccaatggaatagggttttacaagggttttgtattactgaataaggcctaAGTTTCCTAAGGAggagactcctcttttatacattgtcttgcttacTGGTGGCGTGTGAAGGTCTCtctaggattgggccacgcgtctctgccatgcggatttggaggtactagggtatcagccgcctgctccatgcgtaacggcctctgatttccctcgtgcgtacgttcgagcggatctgctgggctgtctggtgaatattattccggatcctgggctgggctgaAAGTTGGGCCGGATTATTAAGCTAGAGTGGAGAGGGTCTGCTTTGTGCGGGCCGGGCCAgcttgagtgaggaagatgggcCGGGCCAgcttgagtgaggaagatgggcCGAGCCCGGCCATGAAGGAAGGAGacgagccaggcttgttatgcaTATCAGGTATGTGGACCCctgctgtggtcaagcccctggtccagggtgaaggaatccagcggtcatcaactaTAAAGAGCAAAAATGGGAaatagagattaattaatattttttttttatagttgaaatggtttaatgtatttttaaaattgaaaggttaattaataaattttttaataatataaaaataaataataactttttCCATTAAAAGTCAAAATATAGAAAAagcttaaataatatttattctaaaatttttataattaaaatacctttattttaatttagaataatttttaatattatccaACTAACATATCGCTCAAAAGTTATTGGCAAACAGCTGACAAACCAATCGATTTGAGGCGCTATTAAAAAGGTCTTGTGATATTTTTGCGTTGACGTCTCACCGTGTGCAACTGTTAACATTTGcaattttttatgttaatttttaactctaatttttataaaaatataattatttaatatttaaattttataaattataactattgaacctttaaatttcataaaatataactatttaattattaaaaatttaaaacatacacacataaaaattatttaaataattatatttttataaaaattaagtattaaaaaaattaaaataccatTAAACCTTTTGAACAAAagttaaaagttaaattatatattcagttaatctaattattttgataaatacAAGTACATCGAGAAACCAGAATTCATAAGCCTTCAACACGTGATCTTTCCTTTATGCCTTTTAGCTGCCTACTCTAATTCACAGCGATGCTGGTTCAACAACAAAGACATTCATATGCTCTATAACGCTTCCTATATTCGCTGAAATTACTAAGGCAATACTAGCTCAACAACACGAGTGACATAGGACACGAAACATCCTACATTTGTGAGCTTTAGAGAGGATATGTGGAGCCTTGTTCTTGGTTTGCAGGGAAACTATGTTCACGGCTCGAACACGAGCCCGTGTCATCCAAATTCCGAATGGAGTAATTTCAATGTGACACCCAATCTATCCTCTAACTTAATAACGCAAAATTCAACAACAGAAAAACTTTGACACTGGTATCTAAGTTATTATTTGTTCTCGTTCAGCCACCAGTTAGATGCTTCCATGTAGGCAGTTGCTCCAGAGTGGGGATCGTTCAGGACAAGCTTCATTCATCATGGTCAACAAGCTTCCAGCATTTAGCTTCTTTTTCAGTTCAATCTCCTGGGATTTGGGAAGTTGCTGATGCACAAAACCAGTGGCATAAGCATTCAACTAATGAATTAAGAAAAGAAAGTCTTGCAACATTAGATATTTGAAGAGAAACATTACAACCTTTGTCAACCATAATATGTAAGTAGCAGCATGTATTGATTGTGCATGAAAATCCTCAAACTTGTTGTCAGGTATAGTTGAGCAAGAATTTACAAGACGCAGCTCATTATCTAAAAAGATATTGACATCATCAGCTACACACGAAGTGTGCCTGGATTGATGGGTTGCATCACCAACATTAGTTGCGAAATGCCTTGTCCAATACAGGGAAAGGAACCGGCGATACAGCCACAGAGCCTGCAATTCAAGGATAAGTGAAATTCAGTTTGAAGTTGACTATGGTGGCTTAAAGACCATTTGCGAATTCCCCagaaaactctctctctctctctctctctctccccctttTACGAGAGAAACAGAGGGAAAACAATTTATCTAAAACCAGCGAATCAATAATATACTGTCACAACATGACGCTGTTGTAAATTGTAATGATGAATTGAAATGTTAGAATGCCAGAATTCCTTCCTGGATCTATGAAATAATACCAAACATAACAATGAAGGTGTTCTTGCCTATAAAGGGTACTTTGGATAAGTCATGAATATTCTGTTCATCCTGCATATCTCACCACagagagggagagggatagagagagagagagagagaaaataagCTCTGGGTCTGAGAGCAAGAGTTACCTCTCTTCCTACATAACGTTTGATTAAATCTTCATTCCAGAGAAGCTCTTCCTGTCATGTATCCAGGTTATCAAGAAGTCAAATAAACCAAGTCAAAGTATGGGCATGCAACTATTTTCTTAATTGGTTGCACTATGATTTTCACACAACTGAACGGGACAAGCAACAAACAATTTTTGTCTTGCTTACTTATTAAAACACAGATCAACACgaggaaaaaaaatcataaacacAAGGACAACTATCAACTAGAGCTTGACGAATGACTAGCAACATAAATTAACATGTGTACAACTGTACATATAGGGCCCAACGTGTATATGCACATATCTGTTAACTTGATAAATGACAATTACGAGATGTTGTACCTGGGAAGGCATCAAGAGTTTAGCTACATGCATACACACGATGTACAAGTTGGAAGACTAGCTTTCAAAAGAAGAGATAAATGATGATAATTACATCATAGTATGGAAAACCATTTACCTTCCATATTTGATAAACCTCAACATCGTGATCAGAagtttcatcttcttgtttgtgCCAGGACAGGTCTAAAATCGTGAGCATCAGTTGCTGCAATTTGACAAGAATTCAAATGATGGAAACAAattttataaacttgttaaGCAATATATAGAATTTTGCAAAGTTATTAATGTTTCACACATCATGTCTAACTTTGTAGAAAGAGCTATTCTACTCCAGCAAAATTCAGCTGCTGCTACCATCAATAGGGAAGTCGTGCTATATTAAAATATCCAAGCCCCACCGACGAGTGTTGGATGAGTGGTAAGGCACTCTTCTCCCTTAAGTGTCGAGGGTTCGATCCTCATGAATGGAGGAATGGAGCAAATTCTCGCTAGGAGCACTTTAGCCCTTAAATGGGCCAATGCGATGCGAATAGGATTTAGTTCTAGTCTAATGGATTTTGGAGATACCTGTGGTTAtacccaaaaaagaaaaaaaaaaaatccaagtcCCCATGCAAGATGTCCTCAAGCCACTACATAGTGCTgcaattcttcttctttctaaattgaattcatttttgtttttatcCTGCTCTACATGATTCAATAGAAGTTTCAGAATTTAAGGTGAGAACTCACTGCGCGATAATGGAAGCAAGAATTGTCAGCAACATGTAACCCAGCCCATTTTCTGGATTTGTTCAACTCAAGTAGCACCTGAAGGCAGATATTTGGATTATATAGTTTAGAAGAACCATGAAGAAGTTAAAAATGATAATTTCTAAAATAGTAAGAACCTCATTAAAAGGGAAACTGATCAGAACCAGAAAATACAGGCAATAGGTTTTTCTAGAGTCAGTCTGAGAGTGAATCTAACATACAATTGCAAAAAAATCTGACCTTCCATGCACACTAAGGGAGAGAATGGAGAAAAAAAGATATAATAACACTCTAAAAACATTCATACAATCTGAACACTAACCTGTTCTCTTGTCATGTAAAAAACTAACCAGCAGCGGTGATTCCATGCTCTGTAGTTCATTTTTGATCTCTGCAAAAGGTGAACATCAAGTTAACGGTACACTCTCTATGCCAACATTTGCTTATAGAGAATGTCCCCAAAAACTGAGGTGCCAAAAGTTATTAGTTTGCTGGGAAAAGACAAAATGgttccaaaaataaaaaaagagcaAGATGGCTTGCACAGTTATAACTTCTATGGTCATAGTACACTCCGATTTGAAGATATGCTTCTAAAAATTTGTTTGCAAAACCACTATCATCGATTTAGCTTCAATTAAAATAACTGGCATGTCCTTGCAAAGGGTAATGAGAAATTAACTCAAAATGCAActgcaaaagaaaattatagtTTATCACTACGAAAAGTTTATGAACCTTCATTAATTAATAGTATCCAATTCCTTGAACTGAATTTAAACCTCGGCTATCTTTTCCACTAGATCAGATTCTTTCCCAACAATCTCTTGCACAGCTGAATATTGCCCAGCAATCATCTTGATCACCCACCGCCTGTCAATTTAATATGAGCATAAAAATTAGGTTCTTTATTgggctttttgcaaaataaagttaaaaaaaaaaatatttcctaaATCCTGGTTTGTGGAAAAAATTTTCCCAAATCAAGGTAAATCAAGGCTTTACCGCATTTTATAAGTGCGGTAGTCTTTACCGCACTTATAAAATGCGGTAGagagtaaaattattattttttttaaataaaaaatttctaccgcactttaagtaaaattattattttttttaaataaaaaatttctaccgcacttttaaagtgcggtagaatttttaataattttttaaaaaaatctaccgcactttaaaagtgcggtaAAGAGGTGagtgatataaaaataatttttttttaaaaaataaaattctaccgcacttttgaagtgcggtaaaattttatttaaatttatttttaataattaaaatattaccgCAATCTTAAATAAATTGCGGTTGGAACGGAGAACGTAttaccgcactttaaaagtgTGGTAATACGTTCACTTTACACATTACCGCACTTTTGAAGAGCGGTAATGTGTAaagtttatttaatatatattatattaattatatttatttatttataaaatttataggtaattataaaaattatattaatattaattatttaatataattaaaatttaatataataatcatcatatataaatttattttaataattaaaattatatatataatattataattatatttatttaaatataatttaatataattaaaatttattttaattatattccttCATCTAGTCTAGGCACACAACCATTCTCTGGCAATTTTGTACAGTACACATCGGGGCAGCAGTACTCCACTTTTGCATCTGATGATATCTATTTACCATCGCATTATACTGCAACACGAGATCCGAGCTCGGTAGCTCCTGATCTTAATATTAATCCTGCTGCTGCTGAAGGTGAGGGTACAAGTGGTGACCGTCGGCCATATAGAACTCGACGTCCACATGAACGAAAGGGACGTCCATGTGGCACGGGAGGACATTTGGGACATCAttagcattattttttttattttatcatttataattatattgttctatttttattacattctataattttaattatttatatatttttttaaatttttatgattcttaaatatttaaatattatttataaatataattttaataaaaataataaattctatgaataaataaaatatatgatattatttataaaataaatataattatgatattatatttaaataaatataattataatgttatatatataattttaattattaaaataaatttatatatgattattattatattaaattttaattatattaaataatatttaaataaatataattataatattatatatataattttaattattaaaataaatttatatatgatcattattatattaaattttaattatattaaataattaatattaatataatttttataattatctataaattttataaataaataaatataattaaataatatatattaaataaacttTACACATTACCGCACTTCAAAAGTGCGGTAATATGTAAAGTGAACGTATtaccgcacttttaaagtgcggtaaTACGTAATTTATTTAAGATTGcggtaatattttaattattaaaaataaatttaaataaaattctaccgcacttttgaagtgcggtagaattttattttttttaaaaaaattatttttatatcactCACCCTTTACTgcacttttaaagtgcggtagatttttttaaaaaattattaaaaattctaccgcactttaaaagtgcggtagaaattttttatttaaaaaaaaaaataattttactctCTACCGCATTTTATAAGTGCGGTAAAGACTACCGCACTTATAAAATGCGGTAAAGCCCTGATTTACCCTGATTTGGAAAAATTTTTTCCGTAAACCAGGATttaggaaattttttttttttttaactttattttgcaaaaagcccTTCTTTATTATGGGAGAAAAAGTTCCTAATAGTTATATTGGTCAATTATCCAGAAATTTCTAAAAGCTGAGACAATAAAAGTAAGCAACATCAAATTAAGAGCAAGAGAACACATCAGGTATGTTACCTATGGCACCAAGCTTGTTCACTTTTAGGTGAATATGAAAGAACAAGGCCTGAGAAGAGAAGTTCGTCACTAAACAAAGACATGTGTCGCTTCTTTGACAAAATTAACTTCCTGGGAGATGCATACAAGCAACAAGCAAAACAAGCAATATATGTAAAATAGTATTATTTGTATATCCATGCTAAGACAAAAACTGAAAGTAGCCAACTTTCAGATTGTGAAAGATGTTTTAACTAGAACAGATTATaacaaggaagaatacctggaattCCATGCAGTGCCAAAGTCACAGCTCAACAATAAGAGCGCCTTGCTATGCTTCATGACCTCACTTTCCATAGCTGAAGACCTAGGTGAATCCATCTCATCCTCAGATGCGCCT includes:
- the LOC110621026 gene encoding protein prenyltransferase alpha subunit repeat-containing protein 1, whose product is MSKGDLISKGNGFDLLDQFEHILDSDPLIDEVGFIHPSQFVILNKEAESSKQQSKDEIWSSDNSLDHEDSNFWNRDHKLGISAHVLLPLYKAAKDAFMDSIRQYKIVENLPGASEDEMDSPRSSAMESEVMKHSKALLLLSCDFGTAWNSRKLILSKKRHMSLFSDELLFSGLVLSYSPKSEQAWCHRRWVIKMIAGQYSAVQEIVGKESDLVEKIAERSKMNYRAWNHRCWLVFYMTREQVLLELNKSRKWAGLHVADNSCFHYRAQLMLTILDLSWHKQEDETSDHDVEVYQIWKEELLWNEDLIKRYVGREALWLYRRFLSLYWTRHFATNVGDATHQSRHTSCVADDVNIFLDNELRLVNSCSTIPDNKFEDFHAQSIHAATYILWLTKQLPKSQEIELKKKLNAGSLLTMMNEACPERSPLWSNCLHGSI